Proteins encoded within one genomic window of Mycolicibacterium aubagnense:
- a CDS encoding tRNA (cytidine(34)-2'-O)-methyltransferase, whose amino-acid sequence MALKVLFYSPRIAPNTGNAIRMVAATGAELHLVEPLGFDLSEPKLRRAGLDYHDLASVTVHRDLPTAWQALMPARVFAFTAHANSSFADVTYQADDVLMFGPEPTGLDAETLADPHITRQVRIPMIPGRRSLNLSNAAAVAVYEAWRQLGFAEGI is encoded by the coding sequence GTGGCACTGAAAGTGCTGTTCTACTCACCGCGGATCGCGCCGAACACCGGCAACGCCATCCGGATGGTCGCCGCCACCGGCGCCGAGCTGCATCTGGTCGAGCCGCTCGGCTTCGACCTGTCCGAGCCGAAACTCCGTCGAGCCGGGTTGGACTACCACGATCTGGCGTCGGTGACGGTCCACCGCGACCTGCCGACCGCATGGCAGGCACTCATGCCGGCGCGGGTGTTCGCCTTTACCGCGCACGCGAATTCGTCGTTCGCCGACGTGACCTATCAAGCTGACGACGTCCTGATGTTCGGACCCGAGCCCACCGGCCTCGATGCCGAGACGCTCGCCGACCCACACATCACCCGGCAGGTCCGGATTCCGATGATCCCGGGTCGCCGGTCCCTGAATCTGTCGAATGCCGCCGCCGTCGCCGTGTACGAAGCGTGGCGTCAGCTCGGCTTCGCCGAGGGCATCTAG
- a CDS encoding nitroreductase family protein — MTLNLTADEVLTSTRSVRKRLDFEKPVPREVIMECLDLALQAPTGSNNQGWQFVFVEDAAKKKALADIYRTNGTPYLAMDAPQRGDMRDDRAGAVKSSAEYLNENFEKAPVLMIPCLEGRPDGAEAGMQASYWGSLLPAAWSFMLALRSRGLGSAWTTLHLLGDGERQAAELLGIPFERYTQGGLFPIAYTKGTDFKKAQRLPAEQLAHWDTW, encoded by the coding sequence ATGACGCTGAACCTCACCGCTGACGAAGTGCTGACCTCCACCCGCTCGGTGCGCAAACGACTCGACTTCGAGAAGCCCGTGCCGCGTGAGGTGATCATGGAGTGCCTCGATCTGGCGCTGCAGGCGCCGACCGGCTCCAACAACCAGGGCTGGCAGTTCGTCTTCGTCGAGGACGCGGCCAAGAAGAAGGCATTGGCCGACATCTACCGCACCAATGGCACGCCGTACCTGGCGATGGACGCACCGCAGCGCGGCGACATGCGCGACGACCGGGCCGGCGCGGTGAAGAGCTCGGCGGAGTATCTCAACGAGAACTTCGAGAAGGCCCCCGTGCTGATGATCCCGTGTCTCGAGGGGCGGCCCGACGGCGCTGAAGCCGGCATGCAGGCGTCGTACTGGGGCTCGCTGCTGCCGGCCGCCTGGAGCTTCATGCTCGCTCTGCGCTCGCGCGGTCTGGGCTCGGCGTGGACGACACTGCACCTGCTCGGTGACGGAGAGCGGCAGGCCGCCGAGCTGCTGGGAATCCCGTTCGAGCGCTACACGCAGGGCGGACTGTTTCCGATCGCCTACACCAAGGGCACCGATTTCAAGAAGGCCCAGCGGCTGCCGGCCGAGCAGCTCGCGCATTGGGACACCTGGTGA
- a CDS encoding TetR/AcrR family transcriptional regulator: MARSRLTPDQRRDQILDLGMAAFSVTPFEQVSMEDIAAQAEISRALIYHYFPSKKELFAALWTRAHEQLSAGSHFTPTGTVRDQVRAALVTYYSFYERNLTLVMIANRSAIAADPVVRDPITMELNGLRDRIVDSLDLTENGRDVIAVALSGWLALVREIALEWLGLQQISRDAAVDLCMSALDGLVGPHADLNRLPRGVTDSATAR; this comes from the coding sequence ATGGCACGGAGTCGGTTGACCCCCGACCAACGCCGAGATCAGATCCTCGATCTCGGAATGGCGGCGTTCTCGGTCACCCCTTTCGAACAGGTATCGATGGAGGACATCGCGGCCCAGGCCGAGATCTCACGGGCCCTGATCTACCACTACTTCCCCAGCAAGAAGGAACTGTTCGCCGCACTCTGGACCAGGGCCCACGAACAACTTTCCGCGGGTTCGCATTTCACCCCGACCGGCACGGTGCGAGACCAGGTCCGTGCCGCGCTCGTCACCTACTACTCGTTCTACGAACGCAACTTGACCTTGGTCATGATTGCCAACCGCAGCGCCATCGCGGCCGACCCGGTAGTGCGCGACCCGATCACCATGGAACTCAACGGCCTGCGCGACCGCATCGTGGACTCGCTGGACCTGACCGAGAATGGCCGCGACGTGATTGCTGTCGCGCTGTCCGGCTGGCTCGCGCTGGTCCGTGAGATCGCACTGGAATGGCTTGGACTACAACAAATCTCTCGCGATGCCGCGGTCGACCTGTGCATGTCCGCACTCGACGGCCTGGTGGGCCCGCACGCCGATCTGAACCGGCTGCCCCGTGGGGTCACCGATTCGGCAACTGCGCGCTGA
- a CDS encoding TetR/AcrR family transcriptional regulator, producing MDDSGTVSAVTREQILAAALDEVTQWGIERFSVENLLARSGIDRTAIAAHWPDDEQLLLDVLLDWPGRTVGPPDTGSLAGDLTILVMAMAAYLNSESGRRIQGALVIPNRSGMRIDVRQKVWQHRASATHDVFARAVARNEMRADLDSRIVLQMLMAPINMRLLLTHEPVDEQYRRTLVDMVCRAVAPGN from the coding sequence GGGGACCGTCTCAGCTGTGACGCGTGAGCAGATTCTTGCCGCTGCATTGGATGAGGTGACCCAGTGGGGCATCGAGCGTTTCAGCGTGGAAAATCTGTTGGCACGAAGCGGCATCGACCGAACGGCCATTGCGGCACATTGGCCCGACGATGAACAGTTGCTGCTTGACGTACTGCTCGATTGGCCAGGACGTACGGTGGGCCCACCAGATACCGGGTCGCTCGCCGGCGATCTGACGATTCTGGTGATGGCCATGGCCGCATACCTCAATTCGGAATCGGGGCGCCGGATTCAGGGCGCGTTGGTGATTCCGAATCGCTCGGGGATGCGCATCGACGTTCGCCAGAAGGTATGGCAACACCGGGCGTCGGCGACGCACGACGTTTTCGCTCGGGCCGTCGCCCGTAACGAAATGCGGGCGGACCTGGATTCGCGGATAGTCCTGCAGATGCTGATGGCGCCCATCAACATGCGGTTGCTGCTCACCCACGAGCCTGTGGATGAGCAGTATCGCCGGACGCTGGTCGACATGGTGTGCCGAGCGGTCGCTCCCGGTAACTGA